A stretch of the Archangium violaceum genome encodes the following:
- a CDS encoding TonB-dependent receptor plug domain-containing protein, which translates to MKSVLSSPRSVLFALVLLAALPVHAQEKSTLLHTAPAQAEPGVALVVDGVLSGTQRIMRMVLRYRGPGEPYSEVTMELQYGDLYRGVIPAASLVPPGVEYYVEGFTPGGDRVPLFKSATRPARVVVVGQVPSTRTPLREPSRPAESASRAERKPEPARKREPAPRAERGPAPPRKSEASGADEAMAALTADVPPEQEPVAAPPAPTRSAEPAQPQPERSQLEEDLALYTAEDTLALATRHEEKVKKVPAIAASFGREQIRALGARTVADVLDVVPGLTISRDVQGFHRVGVRGLRNDAEVLFLLNGQRLNSFFDGKALMNLPVENLERIEVIRGPGSALYGAGAFLGVVNVVTQRAEGLLAAVSGGGFPELGDRLAPTLDGHVSGAHTFGRFKLFGDADVWYQKGDSEPIEKDALDAETLAQKMRDALDPVGYTQDKRFLLNLGLGFDHELSSKSQLSVSARMLSEERSALVGLFDTAGSDSSLGWRVFLGSITYTHELNDRVSLRARLYGDHQDTDRLFQIGPDNFRTGPDDDQLFPEGLLEQTRVSVLSLGASVDSDISLFEGNRLSLGAVAELQTLGDYDYATNYTLDSRHRPSLTTPEGVVDILELADGAASRRLSLGAFAQDQWTVVEPLTLTFGVRVDATQLPSVNDAKVITGSRMVPSINPRVGLVFSATDSLVLKLLYGRAFRPPTLQELVETIPNTDYNQGRFEGNADLRPAVVNTLEAGADLIQSSGEARVRLRANAFLESFSNPITAVDTSGNIVPVRNRELGVLVYGVEGEARLEASKRASAWVNASLFRAEDQELPANHKYLTDVPQARFNAGVSMPIGDFINFDLVMRAGAERRNNTRSVLELIRRYTIPAYSLITAQVRTEPIGDHFELAVVVQNVFDSDMRDDAPRPDRMPGLVPREGVSAFLTLRARN; encoded by the coding sequence GTGAAGTCCGTCCTTTCGAGCCCACGATCCGTCCTCTTCGCGCTCGTGCTCCTCGCGGCGCTGCCCGTCCATGCCCAGGAGAAGTCGACCCTGCTTCACACCGCGCCCGCGCAGGCGGAGCCCGGAGTGGCGCTCGTGGTCGATGGAGTGCTCTCCGGGACGCAGCGCATCATGCGCATGGTGTTGCGCTACCGCGGGCCCGGCGAGCCGTACTCCGAAGTCACCATGGAGCTGCAGTACGGCGATCTCTACCGGGGTGTCATCCCGGCGGCGAGCCTGGTTCCACCGGGCGTCGAGTACTACGTGGAGGGGTTCACTCCGGGTGGGGATCGCGTTCCGCTCTTCAAGAGCGCCACGCGTCCGGCCCGTGTCGTCGTCGTGGGTCAGGTGCCCTCGACCCGGACTCCGCTGCGTGAGCCCTCCCGGCCGGCGGAGTCTGCGTCGAGGGCCGAGCGCAAGCCCGAGCCCGCCCGGAAGCGCGAACCCGCCCCGAGAGCCGAGCGCGGGCCCGCCCCCCCCCGGAAGTCAGAGGCCTCCGGAGCCGACGAGGCGATGGCGGCCCTGACGGCCGACGTGCCTCCGGAGCAGGAGCCCGTCGCCGCCCCTCCGGCGCCCACCCGGTCCGCCGAGCCCGCGCAGCCCCAGCCGGAGCGCTCGCAACTGGAGGAGGACCTCGCCCTCTACACCGCCGAGGACACGCTGGCGCTCGCCACCCGGCACGAGGAGAAGGTGAAGAAGGTGCCCGCGATCGCCGCCTCCTTCGGGCGCGAGCAGATCCGCGCGCTCGGTGCGCGCACGGTGGCGGACGTGCTGGACGTGGTACCCGGTCTCACCATCAGCCGTGACGTGCAGGGCTTCCACCGCGTCGGCGTCCGCGGCCTGCGCAACGACGCCGAGGTGCTCTTCCTGCTCAACGGCCAGCGCCTCAACAGCTTCTTCGACGGCAAGGCCCTGATGAACCTGCCGGTGGAGAACCTCGAGCGCATCGAGGTCATCCGGGGGCCCGGCTCGGCGCTGTACGGTGCCGGCGCCTTCCTGGGCGTGGTGAACGTCGTCACCCAGCGTGCCGAGGGCCTGCTCGCCGCCGTCTCCGGTGGCGGTTTTCCCGAGCTCGGTGACCGGCTCGCGCCCACCCTGGACGGCCATGTCTCCGGCGCCCACACCTTCGGCCGCTTCAAGCTCTTCGGCGACGCGGACGTCTGGTACCAGAAGGGGGACTCGGAGCCCATCGAGAAGGACGCGCTCGACGCGGAGACGCTCGCCCAGAAGATGCGCGATGCGTTGGATCCCGTCGGCTACACCCAGGACAAGCGCTTCCTGCTCAACCTGGGCCTGGGGTTCGACCACGAGCTGTCGTCCAAGAGCCAGCTCAGCGTCTCCGCGCGGATGCTCTCCGAGGAACGCTCCGCCCTGGTGGGCCTCTTCGACACCGCGGGCTCGGACTCGAGCCTGGGGTGGCGGGTGTTCCTCGGCAGCATCACCTACACGCACGAGCTGAACGACCGGGTGAGCCTGCGCGCGCGCCTCTATGGGGACCATCAGGACACGGACCGGCTCTTCCAGATCGGCCCGGACAACTTCCGCACCGGCCCGGATGACGATCAGCTCTTCCCCGAGGGACTGCTCGAGCAGACGCGCGTCTCCGTGCTCTCGCTCGGCGCCAGCGTGGACTCGGACATCTCGCTCTTCGAGGGCAACCGTCTCTCGCTGGGCGCCGTGGCCGAGCTGCAGACGCTGGGTGACTACGACTACGCGACCAACTACACCCTGGACAGCCGGCACCGGCCCTCGCTGACCACGCCCGAGGGGGTGGTGGACATCCTGGAGCTCGCGGACGGCGCGGCCTCGCGGCGCCTGTCGCTCGGTGCCTTCGCGCAGGATCAGTGGACGGTGGTGGAGCCGCTCACGCTCACCTTCGGCGTGCGCGTGGACGCCACCCAGCTGCCGTCCGTGAACGACGCCAAGGTCATCACCGGCTCCCGGATGGTGCCGAGCATCAACCCGCGGGTGGGGCTCGTCTTCTCGGCCACGGACTCGCTCGTCCTCAAGCTGCTCTACGGCCGCGCCTTCCGTCCGCCCACGCTCCAGGAGCTGGTGGAGACCATCCCCAATACCGACTACAACCAGGGCCGCTTCGAGGGGAACGCGGACCTGCGGCCCGCGGTGGTGAACACGCTCGAGGCCGGCGCGGATCTCATCCAGTCCTCCGGTGAGGCGCGCGTGCGCCTGCGCGCCAACGCCTTCCTCGAGAGCTTCTCCAACCCCATCACGGCCGTGGACACCTCGGGCAACATCGTCCCGGTGCGCAACCGTGAGCTGGGCGTGCTCGTCTACGGCGTGGAGGGCGAGGCCCGCCTGGAGGCCTCCAAGCGCGCCAGTGCCTGGGTCAACGCCAGCCTCTTCCGCGCCGAGGACCAGGAGCTGCCGGCCAACCACAAGTACCTCACCGACGTCCCGCAGGCGCGCTTCAACGCCGGCGTGTCCATGCCCATCGGGGACTTCATCAACTTCGATCTCGTGATGCGCGCGGGCGCCGAGCGGCGCAACAACACGCGCTCCGTGCTGGAGCTCATCCGCCGCTACACGATTCCCGCCTACAGCCTCATCACCGCGCAGGTGCGCACCGAGCCCATTGGCGACCACTTCGAGCTGGCCGTCGTGGTGCAGAACGTCTTCGACTCCGACATGCGCGACGACGCCCCCCGGCCGGACCGTATGCCCGGCCTGGTTCCGCGCGAGGGCGTCTCCGCCTTCCTCACCTTGAGGGCCCGCAACTGA
- a CDS encoding TIGR04563 family protein, producing the protein MAGTDKRKQSLYFPEEMLKEIQEEANRQDRSLSWVVQQAWKIARDRIKSFPAVNDVTGDERQDPREEGRS; encoded by the coding sequence ATGGCAGGCACCGACAAGCGTAAGCAGTCCCTCTACTTCCCCGAGGAGATGCTGAAGGAGATCCAGGAGGAGGCCAACCGCCAGGATCGCTCCCTCTCGTGGGTCGTGCAGCAGGCCTGGAAGATCGCTCGTGACCGAATCAAGTCGTTCCCCGCTGTGAACGACGTGACGGGTGACGAGCGGCAGGACCCCCGTGAAGAAGGGAGGTCCTGA
- a CDS encoding ChaN family lipoprotein codes for MRASLALHLALFRRQKAQIARAVEGQSAAFRSYEARYRRRTSEYRRILPASAVSQQVQAADVVYVGDYHTLPLAQETYLELVEGVREAGRRLVLALECVEGRHQSYVEAFLAGRLSERSLLARLGHGTSQGAWSGVRTLLAYAKRHRLQVVGIDRRAQGKRSLELRDAYAAERIARAVRAEDRPRVMVLVGQYHVAPCHLPAQVERALGEGHGLRGLVVYQNAEGVYWRLAREGKVGMSQAVELPDGALCLLNASPVVCQQSFLDYLEAESGDSPLRERSAAERFREMASLIGRLAGVPVGRWLDEVEVVTAADEDALVRIQQRGRFTQGELLQLRRHILSRESCYIPRARTAYLASLSLNHAAEEAAHFVRHCAVGDAMEAPRRASDAFYARCLEEALGFFGSKLVNPRRGCVGPGEWALRFAQARGVERQIAAFVLAHKAAEVEVPDEAVKLLPLRKDRLFHGVSHALGYLLGDALYRGFDGDQVDRAELRALFRDPLEDPRATYFDWVRRLSR; via the coding sequence ATGCGCGCGTCGCTCGCCCTTCACCTCGCCCTGTTCCGCCGCCAGAAGGCCCAGATCGCCCGGGCCGTCGAGGGACAATCGGCCGCCTTCCGGAGCTATGAGGCCCGCTACCGTCGGCGCACCTCCGAGTACCGGCGGATCCTCCCCGCCTCGGCGGTGTCTCAGCAGGTGCAGGCGGCGGACGTCGTGTACGTGGGCGACTACCACACACTGCCGCTGGCGCAGGAGACGTACCTGGAGCTGGTCGAGGGCGTGCGCGAAGCGGGCCGGCGGCTCGTGCTGGCGCTCGAGTGCGTGGAGGGCCGGCACCAGTCCTACGTGGAGGCCTTCCTCGCGGGGCGCCTCTCGGAGCGCTCGCTGCTCGCCCGGCTGGGACATGGCACGAGCCAGGGCGCCTGGTCCGGAGTGCGCACGCTGTTGGCCTACGCGAAGCGTCACCGGCTGCAGGTGGTGGGCATCGATCGGCGCGCCCAGGGCAAGCGCTCCCTGGAGTTGCGAGACGCGTACGCGGCGGAGCGGATCGCCCGGGCGGTGCGGGCGGAGGACAGGCCGCGGGTGATGGTGCTGGTGGGCCAGTACCACGTGGCGCCCTGCCACCTTCCGGCGCAGGTGGAGCGGGCGCTCGGCGAGGGACACGGGCTGCGCGGGCTGGTGGTGTACCAGAACGCCGAGGGCGTGTACTGGCGGCTCGCTCGCGAGGGCAAGGTGGGCATGTCGCAAGCGGTGGAGCTGCCGGACGGAGCGCTGTGCCTGCTGAACGCCTCGCCGGTGGTGTGCCAGCAGAGCTTCCTGGACTACCTGGAGGCCGAGTCCGGGGACTCGCCGCTGCGGGAGCGCAGCGCGGCGGAGCGCTTCCGGGAGATGGCGAGCCTCATCGGCCGGCTGGCGGGCGTGCCGGTGGGCCGATGGCTGGACGAGGTGGAGGTGGTGACGGCGGCGGACGAGGACGCACTGGTGCGCATCCAACAGCGGGGCCGCTTCACCCAGGGCGAGCTGCTGCAACTGCGGCGGCACATCCTGTCCCGGGAGAGCTGCTACATCCCCCGGGCCCGGACGGCGTACCTGGCGTCACTGTCGCTGAACCACGCGGCCGAGGAAGCGGCGCACTTCGTGCGGCACTGCGCGGTGGGAGACGCGATGGAGGCGCCACGGCGGGCCTCGGATGCCTTCTACGCGCGGTGCCTGGAGGAGGCGCTGGGGTTCTTCGGTTCGAAGCTGGTGAACCCGCGGCGCGGCTGCGTGGGGCCGGGCGAGTGGGCACTGCGCTTCGCCCAGGCCCGGGGCGTGGAGCGGCAGATCGCCGCGTTCGTGCTGGCGCACAAGGCGGCGGAGGTGGAGGTTCCGGACGAGGCGGTGAAGCTGCTGCCCCTGCGCAAGGACCGACTCTTCCATGGCGTCAGCCACGCGCTGGGCTACCTGCTCGGGGACGCGCTCTACCGGGGCTTCGACGGGGACCAGGTGGACCGGGCGGAGCTCCGGGCGCTGTTCCGGGATCCGCTGGAGGATCCCCGGGCCACCTACTTCGATTGGGTCCGCCGCCTCTCCCGGTAA
- a CDS encoding 5'-nucleotidase C-terminal domain-containing protein yields the protein MSRTLTATVLALALAPGLGCLQYNDQCRPLVDDPEAVIGYLADDVFLDKPFARHDNHALGQLAADAFRHASDGTPAPAELGIINGGSLRAEGLCVTRTVIPKGPLENGLLHEILLFENSVVTVDLTEQQLVDMFELSVAELYPVGQPIVSPSGAFLHVSEGTTVRVDCERPRGQRVVELKVNERTVPLPPRADPSIRYRVAMSDFLLQGGDGYGAIFKDAASDLSRNPVTATSAEGKATDANLTEAYMRAKYPTENQALKEAGRVIFDHCARPGRPVVQ from the coding sequence ATGTCTCGCACGCTCACCGCCACCGTCCTCGCCCTGGCGCTCGCGCCGGGGCTCGGCTGTCTCCAGTACAACGACCAGTGCCGGCCGTTGGTGGACGATCCGGAGGCCGTCATTGGCTACCTGGCCGACGACGTCTTCCTCGACAAGCCCTTCGCCCGCCACGACAACCATGCGCTCGGGCAGCTCGCCGCGGATGCCTTCCGCCACGCCTCGGACGGCACTCCGGCGCCCGCGGAGCTCGGCATCATCAACGGCGGCTCGCTGCGCGCCGAGGGCCTGTGTGTCACCCGCACCGTCATCCCCAAGGGCCCGCTCGAGAACGGCCTGCTGCACGAGATCCTCCTCTTCGAGAACTCCGTGGTGACGGTGGACCTCACCGAGCAGCAGCTGGTGGACATGTTCGAGCTCTCGGTGGCGGAGCTGTACCCGGTGGGCCAGCCCATCGTCTCGCCCTCCGGCGCCTTCCTGCACGTGTCCGAGGGCACCACGGTGCGCGTGGACTGCGAGCGCCCCCGGGGGCAGCGCGTGGTGGAGCTGAAGGTGAACGAGCGCACGGTGCCACTGCCGCCGCGAGCGGATCCGAGCATCCGCTACCGCGTGGCCATGTCCGACTTTCTTCTACAGGGAGGGGATGGCTACGGCGCCATCTTCAAGGACGCGGCCTCGGACCTGTCACGCAACCCCGTCACGGCGACGTCGGCCGAGGGCAAGGCCACGGACGCCAACCTCACCGAGGCCTATATGCGGGCGAAATACCCGACCGAGAATCAGGCCCTGAAGGAGGCTGGCCGCGTCATCTTCGACCACTGTGCCCGGCCCGGCCGGCCCGTGGTGCAGTAG
- a CDS encoding TIGR04563 family protein yields MAATDHRKQSLYFPEDMLDEIQREATRQDRSLSWIVQQAWKVARAELRKMPSPNDVFGPTPTQPNGPDGSQSES; encoded by the coding sequence ATGGCCGCCACCGATCATCGAAAGCAATCCCTCTACTTCCCCGAGGACATGCTGGATGAAATCCAGCGCGAGGCGACGCGGCAGGATCGTTCGCTCTCGTGGATCGTCCAGCAGGCGTGGAAGGTGGCCCGCGCCGAGCTGCGCAAGATGCCATCGCCCAACGACGTCTTCGGCCCCACGCCCACCCAGCCCAACGGGCCGGATGGGTCGCAGTCTGAGTCCTGA
- the tilS gene encoding tRNA lysidine(34) synthetase TilS codes for MLPTEDASVLFLTTLEAAYRHFGLVGGSVLLAVSGGADSTALLVGTARVRESLSLRVEVATLDHGLRPEARHEVEAVARLAARWGLPCHVRALHLAPGSGVEARAREARYAELEVLRRERGLQVVATAHTASDQAETLLMRLVRGTALRGAAGIHRARPFLVRPLIERTREEVEAFLAEQGIPFVTDPMNVDPSFLRTRIRHEVLPVLARAAGFPVVPRLAAFARLAAEDEALLSELANGAWGRLALADGSLDAVGVRALEPPLRRRVLARLLSEAGAEVDDASLARALGAVETGRTVTLRGGGARGGLQLRTAGGRVRCVRPERPGEPPPVLVLAGEGASGVQPGTGWAFTVASEPPPPGTLGLSLPEGLSWPLTVRTRRPGDRVRGSAGSRKLQDVLVDRRIPAELRDALPVVTEAGGDLLWIPGVWNSPAVSAVRLFLWATPPGASTPGSSSL; via the coding sequence ATGCTCCCCACAGAAGACGCGAGCGTCCTGTTTTTGACGACCCTGGAAGCGGCGTACCGCCACTTCGGGCTGGTGGGCGGCTCCGTCCTGCTGGCCGTCTCCGGAGGAGCGGACTCGACCGCGCTGCTCGTGGGGACCGCGCGAGTGCGTGAGTCGCTCTCACTGCGAGTGGAGGTGGCCACACTCGATCATGGCTTGAGGCCCGAGGCCCGGCACGAGGTGGAGGCGGTCGCCCGGTTGGCGGCTCGCTGGGGGTTGCCCTGTCACGTGCGTGCCCTGCACCTGGCACCGGGCTCCGGAGTGGAGGCGCGGGCACGCGAGGCTCGCTACGCGGAGTTGGAGGTACTGCGGCGCGAGCGCGGCCTTCAGGTGGTGGCCACGGCGCACACGGCCTCGGACCAGGCGGAGACGCTCCTCATGCGGTTGGTGCGCGGTACCGCCCTGCGAGGCGCGGCGGGCATCCATCGGGCGCGGCCCTTCCTCGTCCGCCCGCTCATCGAGCGGACACGCGAGGAGGTGGAGGCCTTCCTGGCGGAGCAGGGCATCCCCTTCGTGACGGATCCCATGAACGTGGATCCGTCCTTCCTCAGGACGCGCATCCGTCACGAGGTGCTGCCGGTGCTCGCGAGGGCCGCGGGCTTCCCCGTGGTGCCTCGCCTGGCCGCCTTCGCCCGCCTGGCCGCCGAGGACGAGGCCCTGCTGAGCGAGCTGGCGAACGGGGCCTGGGGCCGGCTCGCGCTCGCGGATGGGAGCCTGGACGCAGTGGGAGTGCGCGCCCTGGAGCCGCCCCTGCGACGCCGGGTGCTGGCGCGACTGCTGTCCGAGGCCGGCGCGGAGGTGGATGATGCGTCGTTGGCCCGGGCGCTGGGTGCCGTGGAGACGGGCCGGACCGTGACGCTCCGGGGTGGAGGGGCGCGCGGAGGGCTCCAACTCCGGACCGCGGGCGGACGCGTCCGCTGTGTGCGTCCCGAGCGGCCCGGAGAGCCACCCCCGGTGCTGGTCCTGGCGGGGGAGGGGGCCTCGGGGGTTCAACCAGGGACGGGTTGGGCCTTCACCGTGGCGTCGGAGCCCCCGCCGCCGGGCACCCTGGGATTGTCGCTTCCCGAGGGGCTCTCCTGGCCCCTCACGGTGCGGACGCGGAGGCCCGGGGATCGGGTGAGGGGATCCGCGGGCTCGCGCAAGCTGCAGGATGTGCTGGTGGACCGGCGCATCCCCGCCGAGCTCCGGGACGCGCTGCCCGTGGTGACGGAGGCAGGGGGGGATCTCCTCTGGATTCCCGGGGTATGGAATTCGCCGGCCGTGTCCGCTGTACGGCTCTTCCTGTGGGCCACTCCACCGGGCGCGAGCACGCCCGGCTCCTCTTCGTTATAG